The Channa argus isolate prfri chromosome 14, Channa argus male v1.0, whole genome shotgun sequence genome includes a window with the following:
- the mylk4a gene encoding myosin light chain kinase 2, skeletal/cardiac muscle isoform X2 — translation MSALVINTEVDGNSTSFDLIQTQIESLSSKMDKLINIQQKVLSRLDGMSQEIDDIESDMENLKIDKEDVRLSPRVVNHTQVIGGEVRGICQEMSTIMSVVNQRSELQAKKIEGMEKLVLSMQQVISFIGKTVKSSKVMELMFKGPAAQKSSKPKDSKGKQAIKRKSSDKLKDHKGNDGAEKPCLSSKGLKVQKKTKPPDTADTISLKKQTLLLEKVQKLNKQNAEKSGHQLTSGYVDLEAGKSPKHHQTDAPACTLADYLPKESQVAATEKHEVAGQVSEEGCGETAPDVITEKEPKLNLKDAVKEIEEEKLKMEKKDKEAAEVPACDDKKEPIPTSTKEQKDQTTKVNSPAITTFVTEEHFVVEEQIMSHVVLEQGEKEDRKQDGEEDEQKLESEGWAIFTANGVEIELNQNQMVEWKENDVKKEDDDIAEQYFIDTTPPPVAPFNHRIVSAKPNQISNFYTISWQEVLGGGRFGQVHKCVENSSGLTLAAKVIKAKNQKEKDVVKNEIQVMNNLDHANLIQLYAAYESRNDIILVLEYVGGGELFDRIIDENYTLMELDAVVFIKQICEGLQYMHKMYILHLDLKPENILCVSRVTNKIKIIDFGLARIYKPREKLRVNFGTPEFLAPEVINYDFVSFNTDMWSLGVITYMLLSGLSPFLGDDDNETLNNILACQWNFEEQEFVDTSEEAKDFISRLLVANKCWRTSASEALRHPWLANPMLHHQLHTKKTMCRSRRSSCVPTTDS, via the exons ATGAGTGCCTTGGTGATCAACACTGAAGTAGATGGCAACAGCACAAGCTTTGACCTCATCCAAACTCAAATTGAGTCGTTGAGCAGCAAAATGGACAAACTGATCAACATTCAACAAAAGGTCCTCAGTCGACTAGATGGGATGTCTCAGGAGATTGATGACATTGAAAGCGATATGGAGAATCTGAAGATTGACAAAGAGGACGTTCGTCTATCACCCAGGGTAGTGAACCACACTCAGGTCATAGGGGGAGAGGTGAGGGGGATATGCCAGGAGATGAGCACCATCATGTCGGTAGTGAATCAGAGATCTGAGCTACAGGCCAAGAAGATCGAAGGGATGGAAAAGCTGGTCCTCAGCATGCAGCAAGTGATCAGCTTTATTGGCAAGACAGTGAAGAGCTCAAAGGTGATGGAGCTGATGTTCAAAGGCCCTGCAGCTCAGAAGAGCTCCAAACCCAAAGACAGTAAAGGAAAGCAAGCAATTAAGAGGAAATCCTCTGATAAG TTGAAAGACCACAAAGGCAACGATGGAGCAGAGAAACCTTGTTTGAGCTCTAAGGGCCTGAAAGTTCAAAAGAAGACAAAGCCACCAGACACAGCTG ACACTATCTCCTTGAAGAAGCAGACTTTACTTCTTGAAAAGGTGCAGAAACTCAACAAGCAAAATGCAGAGAAATCAGGTCACCAGCTCACCTCTGGTTATGTGGATCTGGAGGCTGGAAAGTCCCCTAAACATCACCAAACTGATGCTCCTGCTTGCACCTTGGCGGACTACTTGCCTAAAGAGTCCCAAGTGGCTGCGACTGAAAAACACGAGGTTGCCGGGCAGGTTAGTGAAGAGGGATGTGGAGAAACAGCACCTGACGTGATTACTGAGAAGGAACCCAAACTAAATCTGAAGGATGCAGTGAAAGAGATAGAggaagaaaagttaaaaatggaaaagaaggaCAAAGAAGCAGCTGAAGTACCTGCCTGTGATGACAAGAAAGAGCCAATTCCTACAAG CACCAAAGAACAGAAAGATCAAACAACCAAGGTCAACAGCCCAGCTATCACGACGTTTGTGACTGAGGAACACTTTGTAGTGGAGGAGCAAATAATGAGCCATGTGGTgctggagcagggagagaaggaAGACAGGAAGCAAGACGGTGAGGAGGACGAGCAGAAGCTTGAGTCTGAGGGCTGGGCCATCTTCACAGCAAATGGAGTGGAAATTGAGTTAAACCAAAACCAAATGGTAGAGTGGAAagaaaatgatgtaaaaaaagaGGATGATGACATCGCTGAGCAATACTTTATTG ACACCACTCCTCCTCCAGTGGCTCCTTTCAATCATCGCATTGTGTCAGCCAAACCCAACCAGATCTCCAACTTTTACACCATCAGTTGGCAGGAGGTCCTGGGGGG GGGCCGTTTCGGCCAGGTGCACAAATGTGTCGAAAACTCCTCAGGTCTCACTTTGGCAGCAAAAGTCATCAAAGCCAAGAATCAGAAAGAAAAG GACGTGGTGAAAAATGAGATCCAGGTCATGAATAACCTGGATCATGCCAACCTGATTCAGCTCTACGCAGCTTATGAGTCAAGGAATGACATCATCCTTGTGCTTGAATA TGTTGGTGGAGGGGAGCTTTTTGACAGGATCATTGATGAAAACTACACTTTAATGGAGCTGGATGCTGTTGTATTCATCAAGCAGATCTGTGAGGGACTGCAGTACATGCACAAAATGTACATCCTCCATTTGGACTTAAAG CCAGAAAACATTCTCTGTGTGAGCAGAGTCACAAACAAGATCAAAATTATCGACTTTGGTCTTGCCAGGAT ATATAAACCAAGGGAGAAGCTGCGAGTGAATTTTGGAACTCCAGAGTTTCTCGCTCCCGAAGTTATCAACTAtgattttgtgtctttcaaCACGGACATGTGGAGCCTTGGCGTCATCACCTACATGCT TCTGAGCGGCCTGTCCCCCTTCCTCGGCGATGACGACAACGAGACTCTCAACAACATCTTGGCCTGTCAGTGGAACTTTGAGGAACAAGAGTTCGTGGATACGTCTGAAGAAGCCAAAGATTTCATCTCCAGGCTACTTGTTGCAAACAAAtg TTGGAGAACGAGTGCGTCGGAGGCCTTAAGACATCCTTGGCTCGCTAACCCAATGCTTCATCATCAACTTCACACAAAG AAAACTATGTGCCGATCACGGCGATCATCATGTGTCCCTACGACTGATAGCTGA
- the mylk4a gene encoding myosin light chain kinase 3 isoform X1, with amino-acid sequence MSALVINTEVDGNSTSFDLIQTQIESLSSKMDKLINIQQKVLSRLDGMSQEIDDIESDMENLKIDKEDVRLSPRVVNHTQVIGGEVRGICQEMSTIMSVVNQRSELQAKKIEGMEKLVLSMQQVISFIGKTVKSSKVMELMFKGPAAQKSSKPKDSKGKQAIKRKSSDKHTAPNKANKGTQDITSACVPSTLKPSHKIHFHGPMHFLASCKSGNQLKDHKGNDGAEKPCLSSKGLKVQKKTKPPDTADTISLKKQTLLLEKVQKLNKQNAEKSGHQLTSGYVDLEAGKSPKHHQTDAPACTLADYLPKESQVAATEKHEVAGQVSEEGCGETAPDVITEKEPKLNLKDAVKEIEEEKLKMEKKDKEAAEVPACDDKKEPIPTSTKEQKDQTTKVNSPAITTFVTEEHFVVEEQIMSHVVLEQGEKEDRKQDGEEDEQKLESEGWAIFTANGVEIELNQNQMVEWKENDVKKEDDDIAEQYFIDTTPPPVAPFNHRIVSAKPNQISNFYTISWQEVLGGGRFGQVHKCVENSSGLTLAAKVIKAKNQKEKDVVKNEIQVMNNLDHANLIQLYAAYESRNDIILVLEYVGGGELFDRIIDENYTLMELDAVVFIKQICEGLQYMHKMYILHLDLKPENILCVSRVTNKIKIIDFGLARIYKPREKLRVNFGTPEFLAPEVINYDFVSFNTDMWSLGVITYMLLSGLSPFLGDDDNETLNNILACQWNFEEQEFVDTSEEAKDFISRLLVANKCWRTSASEALRHPWLANPMLHHQLHTKKTMCRSRRSSCVPTTDS; translated from the exons ATGAGTGCCTTGGTGATCAACACTGAAGTAGATGGCAACAGCACAAGCTTTGACCTCATCCAAACTCAAATTGAGTCGTTGAGCAGCAAAATGGACAAACTGATCAACATTCAACAAAAGGTCCTCAGTCGACTAGATGGGATGTCTCAGGAGATTGATGACATTGAAAGCGATATGGAGAATCTGAAGATTGACAAAGAGGACGTTCGTCTATCACCCAGGGTAGTGAACCACACTCAGGTCATAGGGGGAGAGGTGAGGGGGATATGCCAGGAGATGAGCACCATCATGTCGGTAGTGAATCAGAGATCTGAGCTACAGGCCAAGAAGATCGAAGGGATGGAAAAGCTGGTCCTCAGCATGCAGCAAGTGATCAGCTTTATTGGCAAGACAGTGAAGAGCTCAAAGGTGATGGAGCTGATGTTCAAAGGCCCTGCAGCTCAGAAGAGCTCCAAACCCAAAGACAGTAAAGGAAAGCAAGCAATTAAGAGGAAATCCTCTGATAAG CATACCGCCCCTAATAAAGCCAATAAAGGGACTCAAGACATAACCTCTGCATGTGTGCCCAGCACTCTGAAGCCCTCTCACAAGATACATTTCCATGGACCAATGCATTTCCTCGCCTCTTGCAAAAGTGGCAATCAG TTGAAAGACCACAAAGGCAACGATGGAGCAGAGAAACCTTGTTTGAGCTCTAAGGGCCTGAAAGTTCAAAAGAAGACAAAGCCACCAGACACAGCTG ACACTATCTCCTTGAAGAAGCAGACTTTACTTCTTGAAAAGGTGCAGAAACTCAACAAGCAAAATGCAGAGAAATCAGGTCACCAGCTCACCTCTGGTTATGTGGATCTGGAGGCTGGAAAGTCCCCTAAACATCACCAAACTGATGCTCCTGCTTGCACCTTGGCGGACTACTTGCCTAAAGAGTCCCAAGTGGCTGCGACTGAAAAACACGAGGTTGCCGGGCAGGTTAGTGAAGAGGGATGTGGAGAAACAGCACCTGACGTGATTACTGAGAAGGAACCCAAACTAAATCTGAAGGATGCAGTGAAAGAGATAGAggaagaaaagttaaaaatggaaaagaaggaCAAAGAAGCAGCTGAAGTACCTGCCTGTGATGACAAGAAAGAGCCAATTCCTACAAG CACCAAAGAACAGAAAGATCAAACAACCAAGGTCAACAGCCCAGCTATCACGACGTTTGTGACTGAGGAACACTTTGTAGTGGAGGAGCAAATAATGAGCCATGTGGTgctggagcagggagagaaggaAGACAGGAAGCAAGACGGTGAGGAGGACGAGCAGAAGCTTGAGTCTGAGGGCTGGGCCATCTTCACAGCAAATGGAGTGGAAATTGAGTTAAACCAAAACCAAATGGTAGAGTGGAAagaaaatgatgtaaaaaaagaGGATGATGACATCGCTGAGCAATACTTTATTG ACACCACTCCTCCTCCAGTGGCTCCTTTCAATCATCGCATTGTGTCAGCCAAACCCAACCAGATCTCCAACTTTTACACCATCAGTTGGCAGGAGGTCCTGGGGGG GGGCCGTTTCGGCCAGGTGCACAAATGTGTCGAAAACTCCTCAGGTCTCACTTTGGCAGCAAAAGTCATCAAAGCCAAGAATCAGAAAGAAAAG GACGTGGTGAAAAATGAGATCCAGGTCATGAATAACCTGGATCATGCCAACCTGATTCAGCTCTACGCAGCTTATGAGTCAAGGAATGACATCATCCTTGTGCTTGAATA TGTTGGTGGAGGGGAGCTTTTTGACAGGATCATTGATGAAAACTACACTTTAATGGAGCTGGATGCTGTTGTATTCATCAAGCAGATCTGTGAGGGACTGCAGTACATGCACAAAATGTACATCCTCCATTTGGACTTAAAG CCAGAAAACATTCTCTGTGTGAGCAGAGTCACAAACAAGATCAAAATTATCGACTTTGGTCTTGCCAGGAT ATATAAACCAAGGGAGAAGCTGCGAGTGAATTTTGGAACTCCAGAGTTTCTCGCTCCCGAAGTTATCAACTAtgattttgtgtctttcaaCACGGACATGTGGAGCCTTGGCGTCATCACCTACATGCT TCTGAGCGGCCTGTCCCCCTTCCTCGGCGATGACGACAACGAGACTCTCAACAACATCTTGGCCTGTCAGTGGAACTTTGAGGAACAAGAGTTCGTGGATACGTCTGAAGAAGCCAAAGATTTCATCTCCAGGCTACTTGTTGCAAACAAAtg TTGGAGAACGAGTGCGTCGGAGGCCTTAAGACATCCTTGGCTCGCTAACCCAATGCTTCATCATCAACTTCACACAAAG AAAACTATGTGCCGATCACGGCGATCATCATGTGTCCCTACGACTGATAGCTGA